CGACAAACTTGCACGAGGACATAGTGTTGTCTCTCTGCCAGCAGGCTGCTTGCCAGCTCCAGACTGAGCGGTTTGCTTTCCAGGTTGACTACTGCCCCGCTGCGGTTCATTAGGTCCACACAATCTGGATGACACAAACCATCATGTTAGTCTAATCCTACCATTAAAGTTGTTCAAGCCATGCATATAAAAAGAGATGTTCTGTTTATGTGGATTATTTtggctacaaaacccaaaagcagtgaagttggcacgttgtgtaaatggtaaataaaaacagaatacaatgatttgctcatccttttcaacttatattcaattgaatagactgcaaagacaagatatttaacattcgaactggaaaactttggttattttttgcaaatattagctcatttggaatttgatgcctgcaaaatgtttcaaaaaaagctggcacaattggcaaaaaaaagactgagaaagttgaggaatgctcatcaaacacttatttggtgaacaggctaattgggaacaggtgggtgccatgattgggtataaaagcagcttccatgaaatgctcagtcattcacaaacaaggacggggcgagggtcaccactttgtcaacaaatgcgtgagcaaattgtccaacagtttaagaacaacatttctcaaccagctattgcaaggaatttagggatttcaccatctatggtccgtaatatcatcaaaaggttcagggaatctggagaaatcactgcacgtaagcgatattacggaccttcgatccctcactgcatcaaaaagtgacatcagtgtgtaaaggatatcaccacatgggctcaggaacacaccagaaaaccactgtcagtaacgacagttggtcgctacatctgtgagtccaagttaaaattctactatgcaaagcgaaagccatttatcaacaacacccggaaacgccgccggcttcgctggggcccgagctcatctaagatggactgatgcaaagtggaaaactgttctgtggtgtgatgagtccacatttcaaattatttttggaaactgtggacgtcgtccggaccaaagaagataagaaccatccggatttttataaaagcaaagttgaaaagccagcatatgtgatggtatgggggtgtattagtgcccaagacatgggtaacttacacatctgtgaaggcgccattaatgctgaaaggtacatacaggttttggagcaacatatgttgccatccaagcaacgttatcatgggcgcccctgcttatttcagcaagacaatgccaagccaagtgtagtaaaagagtgcgggtactagactggcctgcctgtagtccagacctgtctcccgttgaaaatgtgtggcgcattatgaagcctaaaataccacaacggcgactgttgaaccacttaagctgtacatcaagcaagaatgggaaacacttcaaaaatgtgtctcctcagttcccaaacgtttactgagtgttgttaaaaggaaaggccatgtaacacagtggtgaacatgcccctgtgacaacttttttgcaatgtgttgctgccattaaattctaagttaatgattatatgagaaaaataacaaagtttaccagtgtgaacatgaaatatcttgtctttgcagtccattcaattgaatataagttgaaaaggatttgcaaatcattgtattctgtttttatttaccatttacacaacgtgccaacttcactgcttttgttaaTTGCTCCAGGGAAATATTGCAAACAAATGATGTCACATGAGAGTGTTGTTGATTACCTTTCATATCCACACCGCAGCGCTCTTTCAAATTGTGGACAAAGTGAATTAGCTGGCAGTTGATATTAAACAGTTCCATTTTGCTCTCTGTCAACAAAAAAAAGGGATTATTACAAGCATCATACCTAAACCGATGTGACGTTACTATGCACGGCAAATGTTACACTCAAACTAATTTGTCGGTTAAGCGTGAAATGAAGCCCGTGTGAATATTTCTAACCTCCAAATAGGACCGTGACAAACATTTCTCCCTCTTCTGTTGTCCTCTCGCCGAGTTCCAACCGCTTCTGTTGACGCCCAACTAGCCCGGGCGGTAAAGTAATAAAGCCGCAGATGTCATTAGCGGAGGCTTTTATACTCAATACAAAGACTTAGGCCTGCAAGGGGGAGAGCATGAATGATGTGGagatggcacacacacacacgagcaactACATCATCAGCGTGTTTTCCTTTAGAAAGTGCAGTCTTGTAAAATGCGTGAAAAGGTTGTTGCTGGTTTCCATGGATcctttttttacacacagacagacagaatgGCACATCTTCACTTCATGCCCTCTACTTTGCAGCAAGAAACTATGAATGTCGCCTTTCTATGTGAATAACTTGTTCAGTATTATCCGCCATATTTAAACCAGGTAGAGGCAGCTCAAGGAGAAACCCCACGTTAGATATCCTGAAAATAGTCTTTACACAGTTTTGTACTTGTAAATGacataataaacatttttgagtgGTTTCCATGTGACTTACCCAGGAATTGTAGTGTGTCATGTAACCTAGCTAATTTCGAAAAGGTTATTTTTTTGCAAGATCATTTTAAACCTATTTAACATTTCCAAtgctttagatagatagatagtgtggagaatgcatatatgtttaagagttctttctttattcatagtcatgtttttagcagctagtatttttccattgtatattctgtataccagtttctatTTGTCTACATAGGTctgtttagtgcaggggtcggcaacctttaccactcaaagagccattttggaaagtttcacaaatgaaagaaaacaatgggagccacaaaaaaattttgaaaatttaaaatgaaaaacaccgcatacaaagcttaaattgattTGCGCTATGtgaaccaggggtctctgacacacacacaccggcacgcatcttaataaggaaatttaatgttagtgcggcccgcgacttttaattgaatggcgcttgataggtctttcttgccaaccctctcaattttcccaaagactcccaaatttcaggacgtgctggcactgcttttagcgccctctacagcctgcccaaacagcgtacctgcttggtcacatgttgaatgcagcttttgcttgctcacgtaagtgccagcaaggcatacttgttcaacagccacacagcttacactgacggtgactgtacaaaaacaactttaacgttacgttacaaatatgcgccacactttgaacccacaccaaaaaagaatgacaaacacatttctggagaacatctgcactgtaacacaacataaacacaacacaacaaatacccagaatcccatgcagccctaactcttccgctcaaccgacgcacggagaggggggggggggggggggggttgatgtgtgggggggtttggtggtagcgggggtgtataatgtagaccggaagagttagggctgcatgggattctgggtatttgttgtgttgtgtttatgttgtgttacggtgcggatgttctccagaaatgtgtttgtcattcttttttggtgtgggttcacagtgtggcacatatttgtaacgtaacagtgttaaagttgttttatacggacaccgtcagtgtaagctgtgtggctgttgagcaagtatgccttgctgtcgcctacgtgtgcaagtaaaagcaacatataacatgtggccgggctggcacgctgtttgtaaatgctatagaggaca
This genomic interval from Entelurus aequoreus isolate RoL-2023_Sb linkage group LG06, RoL_Eaeq_v1.1, whole genome shotgun sequence contains the following:
- the LOC133651677 gene encoding uncharacterized protein C22orf15-like: MFVTVLFGESKMELFNINCQLIHFVHNLKERCGVDMKDCVDLMNRSGAVVNLESKPLSLELASSLLAERQHYVLVQVCRNDDDGSLKYVSLLQSVSPCHQEVKELLRRLCNPGLDGDKKVNGLRRARTQKRVSTSQN